The nucleotide window TGCATTTGTGCAACTGATCTTCCCAGGCCTGTTCGATCGCAGCCCGCCGGTAACGAACCGCAAATATTATATGGATGTAAATCCGGGTGTAAGTGTTAGACATAGGTTATTTTTGATCAACTTACTAAAATAATTATTCAGTATGAACAATAAAAAAGAACTATCACCTTCTGTAAAAGACGAGCTTCTGGGAATATTGAAAACCCGGTTTGAAAAAAATAAAAACAGGCATAAGGCTATTGACTGGGATAAAGTACTGACCCGGCTTGAAGCGAACCCCACCAAACTATGGTCTTTAAATGAAATGGAAATTACGGAAGGCGAACCAGATGTAGTTGGTTACGACAAAAAAACGGGGGAATATATCTTTTATGATTGCTCAGCCGAAAGTCCAAAAGGCCGCAGGAGCATTTGCTATGATGGCGATGCACTAGCCTCAAGAAAAGAGCATAAGCCCAAAGACAGTGCATTGGGCATGGCAGAAGATATGGGTATTGATATACTTACAGAAGTACAATACAGGGAGCTACAACAATTGGGAGCCTTTGACCTGAAAACTTCCAGTTGGGTTCAAACGCCTGCTGCTATAAGAAAACTAGGCGGCGCTCTTTTCTGTGACCGGAGATATGATACTGTATTTCTCTACCACAATGGTGCAGAGTCTTATTATGGCGCAAGAGGATTCCGGGGTTATTTAAAAGTATAGTTACAACAATAAGCCCGGCGTTTTACAACCGGGCTTACTTATCTTACAACTGAAACTCAGCTAATCTAGCGCTGGTTTGCGGGATCAGCAATCCATTCAGCGTAATGGCTGGCTCCCAAATAAACGGCCGATTGTGGCGCTAACGTATCCTTTTCTAACGGCGCCCCGGAGTACAAGGCTTGTACATCCGATACAACTTGTAAATCCTTACCAGTTGCTTTTGCATATTGACTGATCCAAACAGTCATGTCGAATTTTTCAGGTCCGCCTATCTCTAGTATCGAATTTGCAGGTTGATCCACTGCCGTTTTAGCGAGGAAGCTCACCACATCTTTACTTGCGATGGGTTGAATATTGGCATCAGGTACACTTACTTTCCCGTCAACCGTACTCATTTGTACAATTCCTGCAGCAAACTCAAAGAATTGAGTGGCATGAACAATCGTATAAGGTATGCCCGAAGATTTGATCATATCTTCCTGCACTTGTTTGGCACGAAAATAACCACTTGCCTGTAGCTGGCTGGTACCTACTACCGATAAGGCAATATGATGCTTCACCCCAGCTTCTTTTTCTGCAGCCAACAGATTTTCGTTAGAGGTTTTGAAGAAATTCATTACCGCTGTTGCTTCAAATGAAGGTGAATTAGAAACATCAATGACTACATCTGCATTCACTAAAACTTCTTTTACGCCTTCACCGGTAAGTGTATTTACACCCGAGCTGGGAGAAGCTGCAATAACTTCGTGGTTGGTTTGTTGCAGCTGATTTACTAACTGACTACCAATAAGGCCGGTACCGCCGATAATAACTATTTTCATCTTTGTTTTTTTAGAGGTGATTTGTATAATACAAAGATGAACAGCACCAGCACGGAAAAACTTAAGCTGGTTTAAGAAACGCCGGATTGCTTTAATTGTACCAATTCTTCCAGGTTTACCTGCATATAAGATGCAAAAATAGGATCCGGTATCCGGGCCAGGATGTCCGGATAAGTATTTTTGAAATACTTATAAAAATCCTCTTTAGTAGTGGTGGCATATGTTTTCTGCTTCAGTAAGGCAGCGCCGTAAGCCCGCTCATGAATGGTATTGAAATAGAGAGCCACCATTGGATATTGGTTTAATAACGCTTCGTATTGT belongs to Niabella yanshanensis and includes:
- a CDS encoding DUF4256 domain-containing protein codes for the protein MNNKKELSPSVKDELLGILKTRFEKNKNRHKAIDWDKVLTRLEANPTKLWSLNEMEITEGEPDVVGYDKKTGEYIFYDCSAESPKGRRSICYDGDALASRKEHKPKDSALGMAEDMGIDILTEVQYRELQQLGAFDLKTSSWVQTPAAIRKLGGALFCDRRYDTVFLYHNGAESYYGARGFRGYLKV
- a CDS encoding SDR family oxidoreductase, encoding MKIVIIGGTGLIGSQLVNQLQQTNHEVIAASPSSGVNTLTGEGVKEVLVNADVVIDVSNSPSFEATAVMNFFKTSNENLLAAEKEAGVKHHIALSVVGTSQLQASGYFRAKQVQEDMIKSSGIPYTIVHATQFFEFAAGIVQMSTVDGKVSVPDANIQPIASKDVVSFLAKTAVDQPANSILEIGGPEKFDMTVWISQYAKATGKDLQVVSDVQALYSGAPLEKDTLAPQSAVYLGASHYAEWIADPANQR